The following coding sequences are from one Triticum dicoccoides isolate Atlit2015 ecotype Zavitan chromosome 4A, WEW_v2.0, whole genome shotgun sequence window:
- the LOC119286896 gene encoding HMG-Y-related protein A-like, translating to MATSSGDQSSPRAASDLAVLPSYPEMIVEAIASLREPNGSSQAAIARRIEAARGAGGDLPPSHPALVAAHLSRMSAAAELVAVAGGKYALPPPPPPSRSPVEEDDMEAEMEEEEEEDVESSDDAPLLLPPPPPAKRGRGRPPKVRPPGHYPGGAPAAIGAPPSDGLAVVAVATAPRRRGRPPKPRDPDAPPKIPRPRGRPRKNPLPDGMVPVPRPGPTTAKPRPQFAEVGFV from the exons ATGGCCACCTCCAGCGGCGACCAGTCGTCGCCCCGCGCGGCCTCCGACCTCGCCGTCCTCCCCTCCTACCCCGAG ATGATCGTGGAGGCCATCGCGTCGCTCCGGGAGCCCAACGGCTCCAGCCAGGCCGCCATCGCGCGCCGCATCGAGGCGGCCCGCGGCGCCGGCGGCGACCTCCCGCCGTCCCACCCCGCGCTCGTCGCCGCGCACCTCTCCCGcatgtccgccgccgccgagctcgtcgccgtcgccgggGGCAAGTACGCGctgcccccgccgcccccgccctcGAGATCCCCCGTCGAGGAGGACGACATGGAGGCggagatggaggaggaggaagaggaggacgtaGAATCCTCCGACGacgcgccgctgctgctgccgccccCGCCTCCCGCCAAGCGCGGCCGCGGCCGGCCCCCGAAGGTGCGCCCGCCAGGCCACTACCCCGGGGGGGCCCCCGCCGCCATCGGCGCCCCTCCTAGCGACGGACtagccgtcgtcgccgtcgccaccgcgccgcgccggcggggccgcccgcccaagccgcGGGACCCGGACGCGCCGCCCAAGATCCCGCGACCGCGCGGCCGGCCGCGCAAGAACCCGCTCCCGGACGGCATGGTGCCGGTCCCGCGGCCCGGCCCCACCACGGCCAAGCCGCGCCCGCAGTTCGCCGAGGTCGGCTTCGTGTGA
- the LOC119286897 gene encoding coatomer subunit alpha-3, producing MLTKFETKSNRVKGLSFHPRRPWILASLHSGVIQMWDYRTGTLLDRFDEHDGPVRGVHFHATQPLFVSGGDDYKIKVWNYKTHRCLFTLTGHLDYIRTVQFHHEYPWIVSASDDQTIRIWNWQSRTCVAVLTGHNHYVMCVSFHPKEDLVVSASLDQTVRVWDIGALRKKTVSPADDILRLTQMNTDLFGGVDAVVKYVLEGHDRGVNWASFHPTLPLIVSGADDRQVKLWRMNDTKAWEVDTLRGHMNNVSCVMFHAKQDIIVSNSEDKSIRIWDATKRTGIQTFRREHDRFWILAAHPEMNLLAAGHDSGMIVFKLERERPAFSVSADTVFYVKDRFLRFFEYSTQKEVQVAPIRRPGSVSLNQAPRTLSYSPTENAVLICSDVDGGSYDLYIVPKDSAGRADYLQEAKKGAGGSAVFVARNRFAVLEKSSNQVLVKNLKNEIVKKSPLPIATDAIYYAGTGNLLCKAEDRVTIFDLQQRLVLGELQSAGVKYVVWSSDMEYVALLSKHAVVIASKKLVHRSTLHETIRVKSGAWDENSVFIYSTLNHIKYCLPNGDSGIIKTLDVPVYITKVIGNNIFCLDRDGKNKLISVDASEYIFKLALLRKRYDHVMSMIKSSQLCGQAVISYLQQKGFPEVALHFVKDEKTRFNLALESGNIQIAVASAKEIDDKDHWYRLGIEALRQGNVGIVEYAYQRTKNFERLTFLYLITGYMDKVGFMCKIAGQNNNLMGQFHNALYLGDARKRAEILENAGQLPLAYVTAATHGLTEIAERLAAELGENVPSLPEGKTRSLLIPPAPLISSVDWPLLRVMRGIFEGGLDATGRAEVEEDDEAAGADWGDEDLDIVDASDAVANGGDGFDPEEGEANEEDGEEGGWDLEDLELPEAETPKAAGNARSTVFVAPTPGMPVSQIWTQKSSLAGEHAAAGNFDTAMRLLSRQLGIKNFAPLKPMFLDLHMGSHSYLRALATAPVISIAVEKGWSESSSPNVRGPPSLVFTFSQMEDRLKAAYKATTEGKFPEALRQFVSILHTIPLIVVDSRREVDEVKELIEIVREYVLGLRMELKRKELKDNVNRQQELAAYFTNCKLQRVHMRLVLSNAMALCYKQKNFATAEHFARLLLENSPNEVQAKKARQVQQQCNGKQDSHELNYDYRNPFVVCGSTYVPIYRGQKDVSCPYCGSRFVPSIEGQLCTICELSVVGADASGLLCSPTQTR from the exons ATGCTGACCAAGTTCGAGACCAAGAGCAACCGGGTCAAGGGCCTGAGCTTCCACCCGCGGCGGCCATGGATCCTCGCCAGCCTCCACAGCGGCGTGATCCAGATGTGGGACTACCGCACGGGCACCCTCCTCGACCGCTTCGACGAGCACGACGGCCCCGTCCGCGGCGTCCACTTCCACGCCACCCAGCCCCTCTTCGTCTCCGGAG GTGACGATTACAAGATCAAGGTGTGGAATTACAAGACACACCGCTGCTTGTTTACGCTTACTGGGCATCTCGACTACATTCGTACTGTGCAATTCCACCATGAGTACCCATGGATAGTAAGTGCCAGTGATGACCAGACAATCCGGATCTGGAACTGGCAGTCACGTACTTGTGTGGCTGTGCTCACCGGGCATAATCACTATGTCATGTGCGTGTCCTTCCACCCCAAGGAGGACCTGGTTGTGTCAGCATCGCTAGATCAGACTGTCCGTGTTTGGGATATTGGTGCCCTGAGGAAGAAGACGGTGTCACCTGCGGATGACATCCTGCGTCTCACTCAGATGAACACTGATCTGTTTGGGGGTGTCGATGCGGTTGTGAAATATGTCTTGGAAGGCCATGACCGTGGTGTCAACTGGGCATCATTTCACCCCACATTGCCACTCATTGTTTCTGGGGCAGATGACCGGCAAGTGAAGCTGTGGAGAATGAATG ATACCAAGGCTTGGGAAGTTGATACTTTGAGGGGGCACATGAATAATGTGTCGTGTGTGATGTTCCATGCGAAGCAAGACATCATTGTGTCCAACTCAGAGGACAAAAGCATTCGCATTTGGGATGCCACAAAGCGAACTGGTATTCAGACATTTAGGCGGGAACATGACCGTTTCTGGATCCTTGCCGCCCACCCTGAAATGAATCTTCTTGCTGCTGGTCATGACAGTGGCATGATTGTGTTTAAATTAGAGAGGGAACGCCCAGCTTTCAGCGTGAGTGCTGATACTGTGTTCTATGTGAAGGACAGATTCCTCCGGTTCTTTGAGTACTCCACCCAGAAGGAAGTTCAGGTGGCTCCAATAAGAAGACCAGGATCCGTCAGCTTGAACCAGGCACCCAGGACACTATCTTATAGTCCAACTGAAAATGCTGTGTTGATCTGCTCTGATGTGGACGGGGGCTCATATGATCTGTACATTGTTCCTAAAGATTCTGCTGGCAGGGCTGATTATTTGCAAGAGGCAAAGAAGGGAGCTGGTGGCTCGGCTGTTTTTGTGGCACGGAATAGGTTTGCTGTCCTTGAGAAGAGTAGCAATCAAGTTTTGGTGAAGAATCTTAAGAATGAAATTGTGAAGAAGAGTCCTCTTCCTATTGCGACTGATGCAATTTATTATGCTGGGACTGGTAATTTGTTGTGCAAAGCTGAAGATCGTGTGACCATCTTTGATCTACAACAAAGGCTAGTTCTTGGTGAACTCCAGTCAGCTGGTGTTAAATATGTAGTTTGGTCCAGTGACATGGAGTATGTTGCACTGCTGAGCAAGCATGCAGTGGTTATAGCTAGCAAGAAGCTTGTTCATCGCTCTACACTGCATGAAACCATTCGTGTGAAAAGTGGTGCCTGGGATGAGAACAGTGTTTTTATTTACTCTACTTTGAACCATATCAAATACTGTCTTCCCAATGGAGATAGTGGGATCATAAAGACCCTTGATGTCCCTGTTTACATAACAAAGGTTATTGGGAACAACATTTTCTGTCTTGATCGTGATGGAAAGAACAAGCTGATATCAGTCGATGCTTCTGAATACATTTTCAAGCTCGCCCTTCTCCGGAAACGTTATGACCATGTTATGAGTATGATTAAGAGCTCACAGCTGTGTGGGCAGGCAGTGATTTCATATTTACAACAGAAAGGGTTTCCAGAAGTTGCTCTCCACTTTGTGAAAGATGAGAAGACAAGATTTAATCTAGCTCTTGAAAGTGGTAACATCCAAATCGCAGTGGCTTCTGCAAAAGAGATTGATGACAAGGATCACTGGTACAGGTTGGGAATTGAGGCCCTGAGGCAGGGGAATGTTGGTATTGTGGAATATGCATACCAGCGGACGAAGAATTTTGAGAGGCTGACTTTTCTGTATCTTATTACTGGTTACATGGACAAGGTGGGCTTCATGTGCAAAATTGCCGGACAGAATAACAATTTGATGGGTCAGTTCCACAATGCATTGTATCTTGGGGATGCTAGGAAGCGAGCTGAGATCCTGGAGAATGCCGGACAGCTTCCTCTTGCCTATGTCACTGCCGCCACTCATGGGCTCACTGAAATTGCTGAAAGGCTTGCTGCTGAGTTGGGTGAGAATGTTCCTTCTCTACCTGAAGGAAAAACTCGCTCACTTTTGATTCCGCCCGCACCTCTCATATCCAGCGTTGATTGGCCATTGCTCCGGGTGATGCGTGGCATATTTGAGGGTGGACTGGATGCTACTGGGAGAGCAGAagttgaggaagatgatgaagctgCTGGTGCTGACTGGGGTGATGAGGACTTGGATATTGTGGATGCAAGTGATGCAGTGGCAAATGGGGGTGATGGTTTTGATCCCGAGGAAGGTGAAGCGAACGAGGAGGATGGTGAGGAAGGTGGTTGGGATCTTGAAGATCTGGAATTGCCTGAAGCAGAGACCCCAAAAGCTGCTGGAAATGCTCGCTCCACTGTGTTTGTTGCTCCTACACCAGGAATGCCTGTCAGCCAAATTTGGACTCAGAAATCTTCTCTTGCTGGGGAGCATGCAGCAGCAGGCAACTTTGACACTGCAATGAGGTTGCTCAGCCGCCAGTTGGGCATCAAGAACTTTGCTCCCCTGAAACCCATGTTTCTCGATCTGCATATGGGCAGTCATTCATATCTTCGTGCACTTGCAACTGCTCCCGTTATATCAATTGCTGTTGAGAAAGGTTGGAGTGAGTCCTCAAGTCCTAACGTGAGGGGCCCTCCTTCACTAGTCTTCACCTTCTCACAAATGGAAGACAGGCTCAAGGCAGCCTACAAAGCCACAACCGAGGGGAAGTTCCCAGAAGCGCTGAGACAGTTCGTCAGCATCTTGCATACCATTCCCCTGATCGTGGTAGACTCACGGAGAGAAGTTGATGAAGTGAAGGAGTTGATCGAGATAGTGAGGGAATATGTTCTTGGTCTAAGAATGGAACTCAAGAGGAAGGAATTGAAGGACAACGTCAACCGGCAACAGGAACTGGCGGCCTACTTCACCAACTGCAAGCTCCAGAGGGTTCACATGAGGCTTGTGCTCTCAAACGCCATGGCTCTATGCTACAAGCAGAAGAACTTCGCGACCGCAGAGCACTTTGCAAGGCTGCTCCTCGAGAACAGCCCCAACGAGGTCCAAGCGAAGAAGGCTCGGCAGGTGCAGCAGCAGTGCAACGGCAAGCAGGACAGCCATGAGCTCAACTATGACTACAGAAATCCGTTCGTCGTCTGTGGCTCGACGTATGTTCCCATCTACCGCGGCCAAAAGGATGTCTCGTGCCCATACTGCGGATCCCGGTTTGTTCCTTCCATTGAAGGGCAGCTTTGTACCATATGCGAGCTTTCTGTGGTTGGCGCGGACGCCTCGGGCCTCCTGTGCTCCCCTACACAGACGAGATGA